AATGGAAATCCATTTTCCTTAGCCATAGACATTGCCGTGTAAACTTTTGTAATCGCAATATCATGACTATATATTCCAGCTACTCCTTTACCTTTTTCATGTACATCTAGCATTATTTTTTCAGCTTCTATAAGCTTTTTATTAAACACATTCACTAATACTGCAATAACAAATTCCATTGTAGTATAATCATCATTATACATGACAACTTTGTATTGCTTAGGTTTCTTTATCTTAGCCTTATTTTTTTGTTTGGTCACAATATTTGTTTCCATAATATAATCGTCATCCCTACCTATATTTTATTATACTCTAACTATTATTCTAAATAGATATATTTTAACACACTATTTAAATTGACACCAATAATTCAGTTAGCAATT
The DNA window shown above is from Clostridium beijerinckii and carries:
- a CDS encoding ATP-dependent Clp protease adaptor ClpS: METNIVTKQKNKAKIKKPKQYKVVMYNDDYTTMEFVIAVLVNVFNKKLIEAEKIMLDVHEKGKGVAGIYSHDIAITKVYTAMSMAKENGFPFKLTVEEA